One genomic window of Cellulophaga sp. Hel_I_12 includes the following:
- the trkA gene encoding Trk system potassium transporter TrkA produces MKIIIAGAGEVGFHLAKLLSYESQDITLIDSVKESLAYADSHLDIRVLKGDATSISLLLEAQVEKSDLVIGVTSSETTNITLCLLAKQLGCKKTIARISNTEFKKNKSLVDFKKLGIDELISPEELAAEEIQLLLNQSAFNDTYEFEEGALIMCGVSLPKSAPFVGKTVKEAAQIFPELNFMPIALQRTGTQFTIIPRGDTVFQEEDQVYFITAKEGVSELYKLTGMVKRDIKNVMILGGSKVGYKTARDLCKNKFNVKLIEINKEKAFDLAEELPNALIINGDGRNVELLDEESLSAMDAFIAVTGNSETNIMSCLVAKSKNIKKTIAMVENMDYFQLSHSIGIDTLINKKLLAANNIFRYIRRGEVVALTRLNNLNAEILEFIVKSGSSVNGKSIKELDFPKDATIGGVIKDGLGIIALGDFKIEEGDRVVVCCLPSAIPKIEKMFL; encoded by the coding sequence ATGAAAATTATCATAGCAGGAGCTGGTGAAGTGGGGTTTCACTTAGCAAAGTTGCTTTCATACGAATCCCAAGACATTACCCTAATTGATAGCGTAAAAGAAAGTTTGGCGTATGCAGATTCGCACTTAGACATTCGTGTACTAAAAGGTGATGCTACATCAATATCCTTGTTACTAGAGGCTCAGGTAGAGAAATCAGATTTAGTTATTGGAGTCACTTCATCCGAAACTACAAATATTACCCTGTGTTTATTAGCAAAGCAATTAGGTTGTAAAAAAACAATTGCTCGTATATCAAATACAGAATTCAAAAAAAATAAATCACTCGTAGATTTCAAAAAATTAGGGATTGATGAATTAATTTCCCCTGAAGAACTTGCGGCGGAAGAGATACAGTTATTGCTCAATCAATCAGCATTTAACGATACCTATGAGTTTGAAGAAGGGGCACTGATTATGTGCGGCGTTTCCTTGCCAAAATCAGCTCCTTTTGTTGGAAAAACAGTAAAAGAGGCTGCTCAGATATTTCCGGAACTTAATTTTATGCCTATTGCTTTACAAAGAACAGGCACCCAATTTACAATTATTCCTCGCGGGGATACCGTTTTTCAAGAGGAAGACCAGGTATATTTTATTACCGCTAAAGAAGGGGTAAGCGAGTTGTACAAGTTAACGGGAATGGTGAAAAGAGATATAAAAAATGTGATGATTCTCGGAGGTAGTAAAGTGGGATACAAAACGGCTCGCGACCTTTGTAAAAATAAATTTAATGTAAAGCTTATTGAAATTAATAAAGAAAAAGCATTTGATCTAGCTGAAGAATTACCCAATGCACTTATCATTAATGGTGATGGTAGAAATGTTGAATTATTAGATGAAGAAAGTCTAAGTGCCATGGATGCTTTTATTGCCGTAACTGGTAATTCTGAAACTAATATTATGTCTTGTTTAGTTGCAAAATCTAAAAACATTAAAAAAACCATTGCCATGGTTGAAAATATGGACTATTTTCAGCTTTCCCACTCCATAGGGATTGATACCCTAATCAATAAAAAATTATTAGCAGCGAATAATATATTTCGATATATCAGAAGGGGAGAGGTGGTTGCTTTAACACGACTCAATAATTTAAACGCCGAAATTTTAGAATTTATCGTGAAGTCAGGTTCTTCTGTAAATGGTAAAAGTATAAAGGAATTAGATTTTCCTAAAGATGCGACGATTGGTGGTGTTATTAAAGATGGTCTTGGCATCATTGCTTTAGGCGATTTTAAAATTGAAGAAGGGGATAGAGTGGTCGTTTGTTGTTTGCCTAGTGCCATTCCTAAAATTGAAAAAATGTTTCTTTAA
- the pruA gene encoding L-glutamate gamma-semialdehyde dehydrogenase, protein MGKGFFQVPIAINEPIKGFAPGSPERQEVLKQYQEYFNGSVDVPMYIGNEEIKTGKTKPMSPPHDHKHQVGQYHLAEKKHVTQAIENALASRQAWANLAWEQRAAIFLKAAELIAGPYRAKINAATMIAQSKTIHQAEIDAACELIDFLRFNVEYMSQIYQEQPASAEGIWNRVEYRPLEGFVYAITPFNFTAIAGNLPASAAMMGNVVVWKPSDSQIFSAKVIVDIFKEAGVPDGVINVIYGDPVMITETVLASPDFAGIHFTGSTHVFKELWKQIGSNIHTYKTYPRIVGETGGKDFILAHKTANTKQVATAIVRGAFEFQGQKCSAASRVYLPKSTAHEILNHVKEDLKTINTPGSPEDMSNFVTAVIHEASFDKLATYIDGAKNAKDAEIFAGGNYDKSKGYFVEPTVILTSNPKYTTMETELFGPVVTVYIYDDADWVKTLELVDGTSEYALTGAVIATDRYAIDEATKALQNCAGNFYINDKPTGAVVGQQPFGGARASGTNDKAGSMQNLLRWVSPRLIKETFVTPVDYRYPFLG, encoded by the coding sequence ATGGGTAAAGGATTTTTTCAAGTTCCTATAGCAATTAACGAACCTATAAAAGGGTTTGCTCCAGGATCTCCTGAACGACAAGAAGTATTAAAACAATACCAAGAATATTTTAATGGGAGTGTCGATGTTCCGATGTATATTGGAAACGAAGAGATTAAAACCGGCAAAACAAAGCCAATGTCTCCACCACATGACCATAAACATCAAGTAGGTCAATATCACCTTGCTGAAAAAAAACACGTCACCCAAGCCATCGAAAATGCCTTAGCATCGAGACAAGCCTGGGCCAATTTAGCTTGGGAACAACGTGCTGCTATTTTCTTGAAGGCTGCCGAATTAATTGCAGGTCCTTACCGGGCTAAAATTAATGCGGCCACCATGATTGCACAATCTAAAACTATACACCAGGCTGAAATAGACGCTGCTTGTGAACTGATTGACTTTTTGCGTTTTAACGTAGAATACATGTCTCAAATATACCAAGAGCAACCTGCTTCTGCTGAAGGAATTTGGAATCGCGTAGAGTACCGTCCTTTAGAAGGTTTTGTGTATGCTATTACTCCTTTTAACTTTACAGCTATTGCAGGAAACTTACCCGCAAGTGCCGCTATGATGGGAAATGTAGTTGTTTGGAAACCAAGTGATAGTCAAATTTTCTCAGCCAAAGTAATTGTCGATATTTTTAAAGAAGCCGGTGTTCCTGATGGCGTTATTAATGTGATTTATGGTGATCCTGTGATGATTACCGAAACCGTATTAGCTAGCCCCGATTTTGCAGGCATTCACTTTACGGGTTCTACGCATGTTTTCAAAGAGTTATGGAAACAAATTGGCAGCAATATCCACACCTATAAAACCTATCCTAGAATTGTTGGTGAAACAGGAGGTAAAGATTTTATACTAGCACACAAAACAGCAAATACGAAACAAGTGGCTACGGCTATTGTTCGTGGTGCTTTTGAATTTCAAGGACAAAAATGTAGTGCTGCCTCAAGAGTATACTTACCTAAATCTACTGCCCATGAAATTTTAAATCATGTAAAAGAAGATTTAAAAACAATCAATACACCAGGTTCTCCAGAAGATATGAGCAATTTTGTCACCGCTGTAATTCACGAAGCTTCTTTTGATAAATTAGCGACGTATATAGACGGTGCTAAAAATGCAAAAGATGCTGAAATTTTTGCTGGTGGTAATTATGACAAATCAAAAGGATATTTTGTGGAGCCCACTGTTATTTTAACAAGCAATCCTAAATATACCACCATGGAGACCGAACTTTTTGGACCTGTAGTGACCGTTTATATTTATGACGATGCAGACTGGGTAAAAACCTTAGAGCTTGTAGATGGCACCTCAGAATATGCATTAACAGGAGCTGTTATTGCTACAGATCGGTACGCCATTGACGAAGCTACAAAAGCTTTACAAAACTGTGCTGGAAATTTTTATATCAATGACAAACCAACAGGTGCCGTCGTTGGGCAACAACCTTTTGGTGGCGCTAGAGCTTCTGGAACAAATGATAAAGCAGGTTCTATGCAAAACTTGCTACGTTGGGTTTCTCCAAGGCTAATTAAAGAAACTTTTGTTACCCCAGTAGACTACAGATATCCCTTTTTAGGATAA
- the rsmG gene encoding 16S rRNA (guanine(527)-N(7))-methyltransferase RsmG, whose protein sequence is MDITILLNYFPNLTETQKQQFLKLSELYKDWNLKINVVSRKDIDELYVRHVLHSLGIAKIQQFLPGSKIIDVGTGGGFPGVPLAILFPEVHFTLVDAIGKKIKVVDEVVEGLELTNVTTINDRVENVKGKFDFIVSRAVAAMPTFTHWVKGKIKKESLHERKNGILYLKGGDLSEELKEYRIAEIFNLSDYYKEDFFETKKVVYLPLKFRG, encoded by the coding sequence ATGGATATTACAATACTTTTAAACTATTTCCCGAATCTAACAGAAACACAAAAACAGCAATTTTTAAAATTATCAGAGCTCTATAAAGACTGGAATTTAAAAATAAATGTAGTTTCTAGAAAGGATATTGATGAATTATATGTGCGCCATGTTTTGCATTCTTTGGGAATTGCCAAAATTCAACAATTTTTACCAGGTTCAAAAATTATTGATGTAGGTACTGGAGGGGGCTTTCCTGGCGTTCCGTTGGCGATTTTGTTTCCGGAAGTTCATTTTACCTTAGTGGATGCTATTGGAAAAAAAATAAAAGTGGTCGATGAGGTAGTGGAAGGTTTGGAGTTAACAAATGTGACGACCATCAATGATCGAGTAGAAAATGTAAAGGGAAAATTTGATTTTATAGTGAGTAGGGCGGTGGCGGCTATGCCTACTTTTACACATTGGGTTAAAGGGAAAATCAAAAAAGAATCTCTACACGAGCGGAAAAACGGAATATTGTATTTAAAAGGCGGTGATTTATCTGAGGAATTAAAGGAATATAGAATTGCAGAAATTTTTAACCTATCGGACTATTATAAAGAAGATTTCTTCGAAACGAAAAAAGTAGTGTACCTCCCTTTAAAGTTTAGGGGATAA
- a CDS encoding TrkH family potassium uptake protein produces the protein MRLNYKIIFHLMGLLILCNGGFMVLAAVISGIYKDGVTIDIALAAVVTMIVGTLAMFLTRSHEKEVGRKEGYIIVTFGWLIMSISGVLPYIFSGAIPDLTNAFFETISGYTTTGASILDDIEVLPEGILFWRSLTHWIGGMGIIVLAIAILPLLGIGGMQLFAAEAPGPAGDKLHPRITDTAKRLWLIYFGYTVAETILLKLAGMSFFDAINHSLATLSTGGFSTKNLSVAYWNDQPLIQYIIMLFMFLAGTNFVLSYYAFKGKVQKVLHDEEFKFYSIFVISFTIIAALVIFFKANVETSDYHPMVFGEAESAFRHSLFQVLSVITTTGFVSADFTSWTPFLTIFFFGLMFLGGCAGSTAGGIKVMRHLLIIKNGLLEFKRTLHVNAVIPVRYNNKTVREHIVYNIIAFFVLYMLLFIIGSLVLGALGLDFTSAIGGAASSLGNVGPALGTLNPLSNFNSLPALGKWWCGFLMLLGRLELFTVLILFTPYFWKKM, from the coding sequence ATGAGACTTAATTACAAGATAATTTTTCACTTGATGGGACTTTTGATACTCTGTAATGGAGGTTTCATGGTTCTGGCTGCTGTGATTAGTGGAATCTATAAAGATGGTGTTACCATCGATATTGCTTTAGCCGCTGTTGTAACAATGATAGTGGGTACTTTAGCCATGTTTTTAACCCGAAGCCATGAAAAAGAAGTAGGCCGAAAAGAGGGGTATATTATTGTTACTTTTGGTTGGTTAATCATGTCTATATCGGGGGTTTTGCCTTATATTTTTTCCGGAGCTATCCCAGATTTAACAAACGCTTTTTTCGAAACTATTTCAGGCTATACCACTACGGGAGCTTCAATTTTAGATGATATTGAAGTGTTGCCGGAAGGCATTTTATTTTGGCGTAGTTTAACACATTGGATTGGTGGAATGGGTATTATCGTTTTAGCCATTGCTATTTTACCCTTGTTAGGGATTGGAGGAATGCAACTCTTTGCTGCAGAAGCACCAGGGCCCGCAGGAGATAAATTACATCCTAGAATTACAGATACAGCCAAACGCCTTTGGTTAATTTATTTTGGCTATACCGTGGCAGAGACTATTTTATTAAAGTTGGCTGGGATGTCTTTCTTTGACGCTATAAATCATTCTTTAGCGACCTTATCAACAGGTGGTTTTTCAACTAAAAATTTAAGTGTTGCTTATTGGAATGATCAGCCCTTAATTCAATACATCATCATGCTCTTTATGTTTTTGGCAGGAACTAATTTTGTTTTAAGTTACTATGCTTTTAAAGGCAAAGTGCAAAAAGTATTGCATGATGAGGAGTTTAAATTTTATAGCATTTTTGTCATATCTTTTACCATCATAGCAGCATTAGTCATTTTTTTTAAAGCAAACGTAGAAACCTCAGACTACCACCCTATGGTTTTTGGCGAAGCAGAAAGTGCTTTTAGACATTCACTTTTCCAAGTTTTATCGGTCATCACTACCACGGGATTTGTAAGTGCTGATTTCACGAGTTGGACACCCTTCTTGACTATTTTCTTTTTCGGTCTCATGTTTTTAGGAGGATGCGCGGGTTCAACGGCGGGTGGTATTAAGGTAATGCGCCACTTGCTAATTATTAAAAACGGATTATTAGAATTTAAGCGCACTTTACATGTTAATGCGGTGATTCCTGTTCGGTATAATAATAAAACAGTACGGGAACATATTGTTTACAATATTATAGCCTTCTTTGTATTGTATATGCTGCTCTTCATCATAGGCTCTTTAGTCTTGGGTGCCTTAGGTTTAGATTTTACGTCGGCCATTGGTGGTGCTGCATCCTCTTTAGGGAACGTAGGTCCGGCTTTAGGGACACTTAATCCACTGAGTAATTTTAATAGTTTGCCAGCTTTAGGTAAATGGTGGTGCGGCTTTTTAATGCTTTTAGGGAGGTTAGAGCTTTTTACGGTATTGATCTTGTTTACGCCGTATTTCTGGAAGAAGATGTAA
- a CDS encoding pyridoxal phosphate-dependent aminotransferase: MSNQLSDRVNKLAISATLAMAAKARELKAEGKDIIGLSLGEPDFNTPDYIKDAAIQAINDNYNSYSPVDGYVELKEAIITKFKRDNRLSYTQPQIVVSTGAKQSLYNVAQVCLNKGDEVILPCPYWVSYSDIVQLAEGVPVEVPTSIENNFKMTPEQLEAAITPKTKMLWYSSPCNPTGSIYSKEELRALADVLQKHPQIVVVSDEIYEHINYGVTPHASMAEFPDMFERTVTVNGVAKAFAMTGWRIGYIGAPTYIARACNKLQGQVTSGANCIAQRAVITALLEPVSRISFMVDKFKERRKLILGLLKDIPGFICNEPEGAFYVFPNVTAYFGKTLNGTKITNSSDLSMYLLEAANVATVAGDSFGNNNCIRISYAASEDQITEALARIKKAVTL, from the coding sequence ATGAGCAATCAATTATCAGATAGGGTCAACAAATTAGCAATCTCTGCAACCCTTGCCATGGCAGCAAAAGCAAGAGAATTAAAAGCTGAAGGTAAAGATATCATCGGACTTAGTCTGGGGGAACCTGACTTTAATACTCCAGATTACATAAAAGATGCTGCTATTCAAGCTATAAATGATAATTATAATTCATACTCTCCGGTGGATGGGTATGTTGAATTAAAAGAGGCGATTATCACTAAATTTAAAAGAGATAATCGGTTAAGCTATACCCAACCGCAAATAGTGGTTTCTACTGGCGCAAAACAATCTTTATACAATGTAGCTCAGGTTTGTTTAAATAAAGGAGACGAAGTTATTTTGCCTTGCCCGTATTGGGTAAGCTATAGTGATATTGTACAACTTGCCGAAGGTGTCCCCGTAGAAGTACCTACTTCTATAGAGAATAATTTTAAAATGACACCCGAACAGTTAGAAGCTGCAATTACGCCAAAAACTAAAATGCTATGGTACAGTTCACCTTGTAACCCTACTGGCTCTATCTATAGTAAAGAAGAATTAAGAGCCTTGGCAGATGTACTTCAGAAGCATCCACAAATAGTTGTCGTAAGTGATGAAATCTACGAACACATTAATTATGGGGTAACGCCACATGCTTCTATGGCTGAATTTCCTGATATGTTCGAGAGAACAGTTACCGTTAACGGTGTTGCAAAGGCTTTTGCTATGACCGGCTGGAGAATTGGATACATAGGTGCACCAACATATATTGCACGTGCCTGTAATAAACTGCAAGGACAAGTAACGAGCGGAGCCAATTGCATTGCGCAACGTGCTGTGATTACTGCCCTATTAGAACCCGTAAGTCGAATTAGCTTTATGGTAGATAAGTTCAAAGAGCGCAGAAAACTAATTTTAGGCTTACTAAAAGACATTCCTGGATTTATATGTAACGAGCCAGAAGGTGCGTTTTATGTTTTCCCAAATGTAACAGCGTATTTTGGCAAGACTTTAAACGGAACTAAAATTACAAATTCTTCTGACTTGTCAATGTATTTATTAGAAGCTGCCAATGTAGCTACCGTTGCAGGAGATTCTTTCGGAAACAATAATTGCATTCGAATTTCTTATGCCGCTAGTGAAGATCAAATTACAGAAGCTTTAGCAAGAATAAAAAAGGCGGTAACGCTTTAA
- a CDS encoding acyl-CoA desaturase: MSKETIRFSRKDSTDFFKTLNKRVNDYFKENKLKKTGDWRLHLKTAIMFTLFLAPYFLILTLGLPIWANLLLTILIGIGMAGVGMNVMHDGNHGSYSNKKWVNKIMGSSIYILAGNVYNWQVQHNVLHHTYTNIHEHDEDLEAGRILRFSEHSEWRKHHKFQHYYSVLLYGLLTFNWAITTDFQQMYRYTKRKLSYGKLPNPVMNWSKLVITKIIYVSIWIVLPMLILDIAWWQILIGFFVMHYVAGVILSVTFQLAHVVDQAETPLPDKTGTMKNTWAIHQLFTTVNFGTKNKIVNWFTGGLNHQVEHHIFPNISHVHYTKIAKIVKETAKEFNLPYNEYKTTRKAIFSHFNHLKQLGKKPTLQY, from the coding sequence ATGAGTAAAGAAACCATTCGATTTTCAAGAAAGGATTCTACGGATTTTTTCAAGACACTGAATAAGAGAGTTAACGATTACTTCAAGGAAAATAAATTAAAAAAAACAGGTGATTGGCGTTTGCATTTAAAAACAGCCATTATGTTCACTTTATTTTTAGCTCCCTACTTCTTAATTTTAACTTTAGGACTTCCTATCTGGGCAAATCTATTGCTAACTATCTTAATAGGTATTGGTATGGCCGGCGTAGGGATGAATGTGATGCACGATGGGAACCACGGTTCCTATTCTAATAAAAAGTGGGTCAATAAAATAATGGGAAGCAGTATTTATATTCTTGCCGGAAATGTGTACAACTGGCAAGTTCAACACAATGTGCTACACCATACCTACACTAATATTCACGAACATGATGAGGATTTAGAAGCAGGAAGAATTTTACGCTTTTCAGAACATTCTGAATGGAGAAAGCACCATAAATTTCAACATTATTATTCTGTTCTATTGTACGGATTATTGACATTTAATTGGGCCATTACAACAGACTTTCAACAAATGTACCGCTATACCAAGCGCAAACTTTCGTATGGTAAATTACCTAATCCTGTAATGAATTGGAGTAAATTAGTCATTACCAAAATAATATATGTTAGTATTTGGATTGTTTTACCAATGCTCATTTTAGATATTGCTTGGTGGCAAATCCTTATTGGCTTTTTTGTTATGCATTATGTTGCTGGTGTTATTTTAAGTGTAACGTTTCAGTTAGCACACGTTGTTGATCAAGCTGAAACACCATTGCCAGATAAAACTGGAACCATGAAAAATACTTGGGCCATACACCAACTGTTCACAACGGTTAATTTTGGAACAAAAAACAAAATAGTAAATTGGTTTACTGGTGGCCTAAATCACCAAGTAGAACACCATATTTTTCCTAACATTAGCCACGTGCATTACACGAAAATTGCAAAAATTGTAAAAGAAACTGCGAAGGAGTTTAATTTGCCCTACAACGAATACAAGACAACAAGAAAAGCTATATTTTCGCATTTCAATCACTTAAAGCAGTTGGGTAAAAAACCTACTTTACAGTATTAG
- the ubiE gene encoding bifunctional demethylmenaquinone methyltransferase/2-methoxy-6-polyprenyl-1,4-benzoquinol methylase UbiE: MSKKVTPYKNSELGKKEQVTRMFDTISTNYDGLNRVISFGIDIKWRKRVVAILKNKNPDSILDIATGTGDLAINLIETGASKIIGLDISPGMLAVGQKKVTEKKLNSTIDMVVGDSEDLPFEENTFDAVTVAFGVRNFENLEIGLSEIYRVLKKGGNLVVLETSVPTKTPFKQGYNFYTKRILPKIGRLFSKDDVAYEYLSESAAVFPHGKAFNNILEKIGFIDIENKPQTLGVASIYVATK; encoded by the coding sequence ATGAGTAAAAAAGTTACTCCTTATAAAAATTCCGAGCTAGGAAAAAAAGAACAAGTAACCCGAATGTTCGATACCATCTCTACAAATTACGATGGTTTAAACCGTGTTATTTCATTTGGTATTGATATCAAATGGCGAAAAAGAGTTGTGGCTATTTTAAAAAATAAAAATCCTGATTCTATTTTAGATATTGCTACGGGAACAGGTGATTTGGCTATTAATTTAATTGAAACAGGTGCCTCAAAAATAATAGGTTTAGATATTTCTCCTGGAATGTTGGCCGTAGGACAAAAAAAGGTCACTGAAAAAAAACTAAACAGTACCATTGATATGGTGGTTGGCGACAGTGAAGACTTACCTTTTGAAGAAAATACTTTTGATGCTGTTACTGTTGCCTTTGGAGTCCGGAATTTTGAAAACCTTGAAATAGGGCTATCCGAAATTTACAGAGTGTTAAAAAAAGGAGGTAATTTGGTGGTTTTAGAGACTTCTGTACCTACTAAAACACCCTTTAAACAAGGTTATAATTTCTATACAAAACGTATTTTACCTAAGATTGGCCGCTTATTTTCTAAAGATGATGTCGCCTATGAATACCTTTCGGAATCGGCCGCTGTTTTTCCGCATGGAAAAGCTTTCAACAATATTTTGGAGAAAATTGGGTTTATAGATATAGAGAACAAACCTCAAACACTTGGGGTAGCTTCTATATACGTAGCTACAAAATAA
- a CDS encoding RNA methyltransferase codes for MVGKSQIKFIKSLQQKKYRYEHQLFVVEGKKTVQELMASDFETYKIYSTDLNFVESETYNVELIKADDLKKMSNLSTPNGYLGVFKIPKPKKIPLQDWIVALDTISDPGNLGTIIRLCDWFGIKNIVTTTNNVDCFNPKVLQATMGSIARVQVTCVDLADFLKTANLPVYGAFMSGTAVHQANFTNPGILVMGNESNGISEEISKLVTKRITINHFGASTTESLNVATATAIILHEIRR; via the coding sequence ATGGTTGGTAAAAGCCAAATAAAATTTATAAAAAGCCTACAGCAAAAAAAATACCGATATGAGCATCAGTTGTTTGTTGTAGAAGGTAAAAAAACGGTTCAAGAGCTTATGGCTTCTGATTTTGAAACCTATAAAATATACAGTACAGATCTCAATTTTGTTGAAAGTGAAACATATAATGTGGAACTGATCAAGGCAGATGATTTAAAAAAAATGAGCAATTTAAGTACTCCTAATGGGTATTTAGGTGTTTTTAAAATTCCAAAACCTAAAAAGATACCACTTCAAGATTGGATTGTTGCGCTAGACACCATTAGTGATCCAGGTAATTTAGGTACCATCATAAGACTGTGTGATTGGTTTGGAATTAAAAATATAGTAACTACCACAAACAATGTTGATTGCTTTAATCCTAAAGTTTTACAAGCTACTATGGGGTCTATTGCGAGGGTTCAAGTGACTTGTGTAGACTTGGCTGATTTTTTAAAAACGGCGAATCTTCCTGTTTATGGTGCTTTTATGAGTGGAACTGCTGTTCATCAAGCGAATTTTACCAATCCAGGAATTTTAGTGATGGGGAATGAGTCTAATGGTATTTCTGAGGAAATTTCAAAACTAGTTACGAAACGAATAACCATAAATCATTTTGGAGCAAGCACAACCGAAAGTTTAAATGTGGCTACTGCCACGGCAATTATTTTGCATGAAATAAGACGATAG
- the apaG gene encoding Co2+/Mg2+ efflux protein ApaG gives MTTLITKGIKISVHTSFEGTFFKNYKTHYAFGYTITIENQTKDTVQLTSRHWRIYDSLNELEILDGEGVIGKKPVIKPGESHTYSSGCLLTSTIGAMKGHYTMVNLKSDEKIRVSIPTFKFNTPFTLN, from the coding sequence ATGACTACACTTATCACAAAAGGCATAAAAATTTCAGTACATACTAGTTTTGAAGGCACCTTCTTTAAAAACTACAAAACGCATTATGCTTTTGGGTATACCATAACCATAGAAAATCAAACTAAAGACACTGTTCAGCTTACTTCGCGCCACTGGAGAATTTACGACTCATTAAATGAGTTAGAAATTTTAGATGGTGAAGGGGTCATCGGCAAAAAACCGGTGATTAAACCCGGAGAATCGCACACCTACAGTTCTGGATGCTTATTAACTTCGACAATAGGCGCTATGAAAGGTCACTATACTATGGTAAATTTAAAATCGGACGAAAAAATCAGGGTGTCTATTCCCACTTTTAAATTTAATACCCCGTTTACCTTAAACTAA
- a CDS encoding porin family protein — protein sequence MKNIILLFLGLFISLTMKAQFNEKPVLNIATEDEKLLNWGYFLGFNQYDFKFNYKEVPDIGDILVSTTAGFNVGLIGEVRLNKFLDVRFEPGLFYAQRTIGFRGFSDENRAIREVKSTYINFPLLLKVSTKRIGNWKPFVIGGAAYALNLGSNEDSVDDNSSGTFRMTKNNYNLELGFGIDFYLEYFKFAPSIRGVFAINDELIPDNDPNSPWTGNLDGMRTRGVFINFTFE from the coding sequence ATGAAGAATATTATTTTACTGTTTTTAGGCCTATTTATAAGTCTAACAATGAAAGCACAGTTTAACGAAAAGCCCGTCCTCAACATTGCCACTGAAGATGAAAAATTATTAAATTGGGGTTATTTTTTGGGTTTTAATCAGTATGATTTTAAGTTCAACTACAAAGAAGTCCCTGATATTGGCGATATTTTAGTGTCTACAACCGCTGGTTTTAATGTTGGCTTGATTGGTGAAGTGCGGCTAAATAAATTTTTAGATGTACGTTTTGAACCAGGATTATTCTATGCGCAAAGAACGATTGGTTTTAGAGGCTTTTCCGACGAAAATAGAGCCATTAGAGAAGTGAAATCTACCTACATTAACTTTCCTTTACTTTTAAAAGTAAGCACAAAAAGAATTGGTAACTGGAAGCCTTTTGTCATTGGCGGGGCGGCCTATGCCTTAAACTTAGGAAGTAACGAAGATAGCGTAGATGATAATTCTTCGGGCACTTTTAGAATGACAAAAAACAACTATAATTTGGAATTAGGTTTTGGTATCGATTTTTACTTAGAATATTTTAAATTTGCACCCTCTATTCGAGGCGTTTTTGCCATCAATGACGAGTTAATCCCAGATAATGACCCTAATAGTCCTTGGACCGGTAACTTAGATGGTATGAGAACAAGAGGTGTTTTTATTAACTTTACTTTCGAATAA